The genomic DNA TCGCGCCGTCGGCATAGTCGTGTGTTCCCTATAGATGGCTCGCAATGACGTCATCGTAGCTGCCATGCTGGTGCACCGGCAGAGTGAGAAGCTGGGTCCGTGACGCGACGTGAAAACTATCAGTAGACGGCGCATGCGCTCCGCGCTCGCGTAGGCATTGGAGGGTCCCCGGAGCCGTGGAGCGCGTTTGGCCGCAAAAACGACGAAGCGACGTCGACGTGGCGTCAAAGTTCCGCCCAGCTTGCCCGGTTAGCCGATCGAGGTATGGGGCAGACGGGGCATGGGGGCCTCATCCGCTGCTGGCACGAGCTGTGTGCGCACACACGCAAACGAGCACGCTAACGTTGCTGCTGGGCAGCTGCCGTGTGCGCACTGCTGCGGAGCGGGACGCGTGGTAAACGCGCCAAGCTGTCCGACGTCTCGATGCAGGCGCCGGCAAACGCGGTCTGATCTCGCGCATCGTTCGAAGTGCGGCGCCACCGGCGGCGCTCTTCGTTACGCCAGCGATGCGAGACCTTCATGGCGCTGCTCCTTGTGCCGAGCAGGAGTTGCCCCGTGTGTGACAATGGAAGCGCGTGCGGCGCTCCGCGATTGGAGGGCACGCCGTTGTGCCATCGGCGTGCAGCCGTCTTGTCGCAGTTGTCACGCGCGCGCTTACGTGCCATTGCGCTCGCCTTACACGGACACGTCGTGCCGACATGCCGGACACGCACTGCGCGAGCCAAAACGAGCTTGCGGTGTCCAGCTGCCAGCAAAATGATTCGCGTAACGTCGATTCCCCCCGGCGCGCGGGATTGATCCGAGGGCTAATTACACTTTGGCTATTTTGGCCTGTTTCTCGTGGCGCTCGGAGTTTCGCCGCCGAACGCCGACCGTTCCAGTTCTTTTAAACGCACGTGTTGTCGTGCCACAACTTGGGGGCCGCCTGGAGGTTTcgatgaaagagagagagggagtgatTGTGATGGGGAAGGGGCGCTGTAGTATCTGCAACCCCTTAGGGAAACATGGCTCAGCGCCAGATGTTTAAATTTACTGTGgtggagcgcccaggaagcacaGCTTTCCCCAAGTGTTCTGCTGCTCGTTTACGTTGACACTCGTGGCAGATGATTTCTGTTGTGTGCTTTTCAACCACGTCCCTTATCCCATTAGTTCGGCTTTCAGGTCTAGTTCAAGAGACATTCCGCTTGGAATCGGATGTAAGGGTGTCGCGTTAAAAGGGAATaggataaacttttttttttacccaataTGCTGCAGAAGAAACGCGTATTTCAACTGCGCTGGTTTGGGAGTAGTACATCTAACCAACTAGTCCAGCATTATCATTTACTCGCGTCTTCTTGGAAATTGCGTGCGTCTTGGCGGAAAAACCAGCGCCGCCGGGGCAGGATCGAGTGTGTCCGGTCGGTCAAATATGAAGAGGGACCGCTTGCACAACGTCGTACGGCGCAGAGAACGCTCTACCTCATGTCCTTTCGGTTGAGCTGTCTTAAGCACTTAAATGCCTCTCCAAAGCGAGATTGTTACCGCACATGACCACCTCCAATAAACTTCTTTTCGCTTTGCGTcacgtaagttttttttttttttcccttctgcgGTCCACATCGGCCTGAACTATATCTTTCATCGGTGTTGCTGCCAATAGCAGACATCAGAAACTGTGTAGCTCTGTATTGACGCCTTTGGTAAGAAATAAGAAATTTCTTTAGCCTGACAAGAGCCACTGCGTCTCCCGAGCACCATTAAGCCATGATGACATAAAAGATGccggacataaaaaaaaaatcgtcatCGGAAGCCTTCATGGAGGTGGTGAAATTAGTAATGCTACCTTGCGTCTCCGGAAACCGAAACTGCTTTGCAGTGTTTTTTAGTGAGTTCGGCAAATCATTCCTCCATGGGTTTTGGGGCTGCTCAAGTTGCCTTCGCGCCACTTTTTACCCAAAACTTCACTATAGCATTCTTTCTATGGGAAATAAAGTAATTCATGTCGGTTACTAGTATCTGACGACCCGATATCTTCCTTACTGCTATCATGTCAAACGATATTTCTATTCAGCGGTGCTTCTTTCCTGTAGTCTCATTCGCCATATTCTCAATGAACGAACTCGTCTCGAGACTGGGGAAAGAGCCCTGGCTTTTCGTGCATGATGCACCGGTTCACTTTTGTCCTGGTTGTCTtcatcgctcttttttttttcttcattccttcCTCTCTAACGCCGACATCCTAGAGTTTCATTCGTAAAGAAAGCGTGCCCTCTTCCGCACCTCCAAGTGCCTGTCGAACGTGAGCGCGCCTGTTCTCGCATACCCCACGAAAGATGCGGAACTCTGCAGACGATGCGTAGTGTGCAAACGAGGAGCTCAAGTTGAGCACTCGGCAGCGAACAGTTGAAAGGACGAAGACAAATCCTGGTGTACGAGGTGCATGCGCACAGTTCCTATCACGTCACGTATCGCTGTAACGTATCATGTGCCAAGCAGAAATAAAGCAGTCTAATACCGCCAATATAGGGGACAGTTCGGCCCGGAACTATATTCCGCGGCGCTGGGGTACCACCTGTGCACGCCTCTCGTACCTTCGGCAGTGCCGCGTAGGACTTGTGAAATTGAGCATAGATATGTGTTATCGACATTGTTGTACTACAATGTATTCTAAAAAAGTTAAAGGCTGCGTTCAGCAGACTTCAAGAAGCTTTACTGAACCAGAAAGCCAGAACGGCCCAAATACGAAACCATAATATCAACTCGGTGACGTCAGACTGACTTACTGGCGCCAGGGTTTCGGAgcgaaattcgaaaaaaaaaattatactttTGACACTCGTTTTCTTCTGTAATAGTCAACCTCTCTCCACAAAATAAACCAGACTATAGTTTCGAAAGACAACCTTATCAGTGTAAACTGATGTGGTGCTCTTTAGCCTCTCTCAAAAGTAAGGGATCTGaccgctctctctctttttttttcctcgcttcgTCCCGCGCGGCAGTGGTGTACGGCTCGTGGTTCGACCACGTGCTACCGTACTGGAAGTTCCACCTGGAGCACCCCGACCGCGTCATGTTCGTCTCGTTCGAGGAGCTCAAGATCGAGCTCGGCTCCATGGTGCAGCGCATCAGCCAGTTCCTCGGCCGACCCCTGGGGCCCGACGCGCTGGCCGCCGTGGCCAACCACTGCACCTTCGACCAGATGAAGAACAACAACATGGTCAACCGCGAGGTGCTGCCCATCTCCGACCTCTTCGACATGACGCAGTCCAAGTTCATGCGGAAAGGTACGAGAAACGAGCCGACTTTCAGTGTCGTTCACAAAGCTACTTTTGCGGGAGTGCCATCCGTGGTTCGGCCGTCACCGCGGCGCCATCGTCCCGTTGTCGCTCAGGAGCTGGTATTCTGGAAAAATATTTTTCAAGGATGCGATCACTCTCGCGAGATTTTGCATGAGCGCAACGTGTCGAAGCATAAGCGCTGTGCGAAGGTCTCGGCACAGCGGAACGCTGTTGGCACCGGACGCCGTGCAAAATCTTGAAAGGTGACCGTATCGCCGAAAGCGATCGCTCAAGTATCGCTATCACGAGTTGCGCGCGTTCGAGCAAAGCCATCTGGATAGCACAAATCCTATACGCGCTTCTTTGTGATGTCATACTAATAGGACTGACTGCTATAGATATGTGAACGCTGCCGAGTAAGCCGCGataattttgacgtcaccgctttcgtcacgctgggcttgaCGATGGGAATTTCGGCCCTGTAGAGGCGTCACGTCGTAAAGCGGAGTGCGCAGGCCTTTCGATATATAGGTGGCGTTGGTTCGAGTGCAGGGCATGCGCTTACGGGAGAGAAGTTTCTTCATTACGGACCCAGATAACATCCCGGTCAAGCATCTGTCTTTCCCACCTGTTAGCAGAAGCAACCgcgttttcgttcttttttttatatacggGAATTTCAGTGCTAGTGAGCTCTCACCATAGTGAATCTTTCTCTACCTTTCGTTTCCTCTGCATCGGTGACAAGAAATAAGTGCCGACAAAAACCACCGCGATTCTTATGTTCATATGTTTATCCCGACAAGTTTTCTTTAAAGGGCGGTGAACGACACCTCGTGGTTTCTCTTTTGGTGCACATTTGGTTGTCCTCATTCAACGCCATTAGATGGCAACTACTCTGGGCTCTGAGTCCCGCGGCCGACATTGACAGAATGCAACTGAGACTGCGGTGACGTTCTCGCGCGTCCGTACTTTGTACACATCAGGCTTAGCGGTGCGAATATTATCGTATACAAATGACGCAACTCTGACGTTTTGCGAGGTATTTATTTTCGTGCAGGATTTCGCTATCGTGCAGTTTACTGGACAAAAATAAATCTAAAACGTGAATGCTGAACGCGGAAACTTTTGTCTTTGCTGCGTACGTAATGCGTATTATTTCGAAACGCAGCGTTCCGCCTGAGCAATCAGCAGCTGTGGATAGATGCTGCAGGCACTGTGCAACCTTCATGCTGCACCACCTGCGCTCCAGAGTGTGCAGCGCTTTAGTGAGCATTGTCATCGGTGGCGAGAACTTCGTCAGTGGCATATGTGAAGCACGTTATTGTCGGGATGACGAGTGTATAGGTCTCAAGGCCAGGTCAACATGTGTGACCGTGGTCTTAAAACGTTTACAGTTCTTAAGTCACTTTCGCACTTGAAACGTTATACAACATTAAAGAGGCTGCAGCCAGCACAAAATTAAGCATTGGCTTCTGCAGACAAAGCTGCAGTTTTGTCAGTAACAACTGGCGCATTTCCCATGCTTGCCGTGCACTGGCATCTCGGTTTTTACACTGTGGCTtatcacgcaaaaaaaaataataataatttagcGGTCAGCGCACATTCCGGGGCTCAGGTGCGCCCACGCTGTTTGTCACAGCTTTTAGCCTGGATCCCCCAACAACTTTGTTGAAAATAAACATAGGAACATCCGATTCTAAAAAGGACGCGTTCCTCCATCCATCAGATGAATTACACTTCCATTACATCGTCTTACGCAGGCATTATCGGTGACTGGAAGAACTACTTCACCGCCGAGCAGTCCCAAGCGTTCAACGAACTGTACGCCGAGCGCATGGCCGGCAGCGGCCTGGACTTGGTGTTCGAGCCGCAGGACGCCCTGGACCGCATGCGCAAGTTTGGCCGCATCATCGTGGATCCCGAGCCGAAGATGAGCTGGGCCCGCCGGGACGGCACCGACTCCAACGCCAACAACGAGGAGGACAAGGAGGCGGACAGTTCGGGCAAGCGGCACTTCCCGTGCTTCTTCGACTCGCCGCCCCTGCCGCGCCGGCGCGAGGCGGCGCTGCACCACCCCTTCATGACGCCCGACCCGCTGACGCTCACCGGTTAGAGGAGGTCCGCATCTGCGCTTTCATTTGGCGGGAGCACGAACTGTTAGGCCTAGCGGCAGTGACTGGCGAAGCTGTGGACGAGTGCCTTTCGCTTGGTGCGGAAACGCGTGGCAGTGAGTGCGCGCAGCGCCTTTGTCGCACCGGTGTGTGCCGTTAGGCTTAACAAGAAAGGactgtagtgttttttttttttttgccatttgttCGAGCAACTGCTATCTGTGCGGCCGGTGACATCGTGCCTGCGGCGTCGTTAATCGTCATTTCGTTCACACGCAGCCTAGGCCTCGAGCTTCACGTTGACGTGCCTCTCTCGTGGCGGCGGATCGACGTGTGCACTTAAGCCTAACAGCGATGTGCGGCTGCTACGTGTTTCTTCTTTGGTCATCGCTCGTACGGGGGCGTCACAAGCAAGTTGCACTGCTCGTCTATCCAGAAGGCTTAGACCTGCATCGTTAGGCCTTAACGACTGCAATGCCTTGTGCCTCTCTGGAAGCTTTCAGCGCCCTGTGCCTCTCAGGTTTGGAACTGTTTCTCCCAACCGTCATGAAAGCATGAAGACTAGTCGTTGTTTCGCGGGCCCCCGCCTGTCTGTCATTGCACATGTCATTTCCAGGTCAGATTTCTTTTCTCCCCTCCCACGAACCAGAAGAGGCCATCCAGTTCCCACAGCACGATTCTAGCCATAGCTCTCTCTTCACCTTGTATACAAACGAGCTGCTTAAAGCAACTACTGTTACAGTACACTAAAGACAGCAGCGCCACTACGGATATCACAAGAGCGTTTTGTACACAGAAGTGCCGAAGCTTTCACCAAGCAGTAAATGTTGGCTcgagaaaaaagaacgaaaaaaaaaacacttgtgcAGCACATCAGTCAAGAAGGAAGACGGGCCTTGTGGGACCACTTTTATAAATTTGCACTTAAACGTAGAAAGAGGCCTCTTATGAGGGGAGAAATGGGGCAAAAATCAGAAAGTAACATAGAGGCTTTATGCAAAATGTAATGACACAGGGAACAGGGacttaaagctttttttttttttactgtacatAAAAGTGTGCTACCGTGTGCTGCATGGGCAGAACGATTCACTGCTGACCAGAACTGTGTGCCGTGGAGCTGTGTTGAGCTTTGTGGCTTTTGTTTGTGTGCATCTGGTCTTGTGGCTTGGAATATGCTTTGCCCCTGTgcctttacctttttttttccattttgtgGGAAAATAAAgtgattttcaagcatccctgaGTGGTGGGCTTCGTGCTCTCTCTTTTTTGTTGTGTTACAACAATGGTTATCGCTTATTAGCTGGTACATTCACTCAAATAGTGTTTTTGTATAATTGCTTTTCAgagtgctgcaaaaaaaaaaactgggggTTGCAGCGGAAACAAAACAAGAATAGTGCTACCTGAAACCTCTTTTCTTTAACTATTTTTTGAAACATAACTGCATAATTGCACTGGATTTTCGTGAAGGTTAGGCAGACGTTTCCTATTTATTTTTACACGCCAACCTGCAGTGATAGTGACGACATGTGCACATATGCCACTTCCTTCTGCCAGAGGTTTATGTACAATGTGCCCACAAATAACAGTGCCATTCGCTACCCTAAGCACAGTCGTATACTGACCAAACGGAGAAAATTTTCAACTAGATCACCTTTTTGTTGGTTGACTTTATACAAAGCAAcgcatttcatttattaagtatcTTCGAAAACAACTGTCGCATAGACCGTGACAATTATAGGATCGGGTGGAAACTGGTAATAAGTCTCAATTCATCCACAGTTGCAACCTCTCCTTTGAACAGGAGAAATAGGTAAGAAAATGTTGTCAATCAGAAATGTCACATTTGCTGTCGGCAGGATTTTATTTATCGAGTGAGAGATGTCTGAAAACGGCACGTGACATAATGTCAGCAGACAGGATTTATCGGTGGGAGAACCTCTAACCTACGTATTCGGAACTGTTGTTTTATTTTACATATCTTATTTTGCTTTAGTTTGCTTTGAACTTCTCAGTTCTTGGCCAGCCCTCccgagtgtgtgtgtgtcactatACTTCGAGGCCCTGCATCTACGTTTTCGTGTGATCTGGCAGGATCgtactcagtggcgtagctaggtcgtctggcgcccggggcccataggtcctCCGTCAACGCCACCCCCCCTcgcccgggtgtagtcgaggaaggcgaggatatcaacaatttccgggtgtcttcagacgtatatgaccccccccccccactggccccttgcgcCCGGGGCCCACGACCCCCCGCCACCCCCCCCTGTTTCTACGCCACTGATCGTACTTGCATATGCACAAAAGACAGCAAAGCACTGGACAAAAGGGAGAGCTGGCATTCGGCTTTTAGTTGTGAACATGTACCAATTAGCCCAGTAGTCCGATTTACTGAGTTCATTAATCTAGACCATGTCACTGGGGACTCAAATCACCAGTTACAAGTTAAAAGTAAATGCAGATGCAGCGAACATGTAATTTACAGGCTATCCAAGCTACCATGCACCAAGTTAAAAACAACACGGATTATTCTACGCGAATAAGACTAAGTGTATAAGAGCACACGCCGCATGGTTGTCACTTGCAAATTCCCGGTGCTAGTGGCACCAGCTGTCAGGGCCACTTCAGCCCGAAGCCTCCGAAGACAAACTCTTCCACCCGGAAAGAATAACAGGACAGGAAGCTAACACACGGGTGTATGGACGCGTCGGGAGGGAAGTCTTTTGTGCTTAGAGCTATGCTCAGGGTTCAGAAGGAAGTGAGACTGAGGGGGTGTCAGATAAAGACGGTGAGCGAGCCATTTGTTCGGCCAGGTTGTTGCACTGATTCCCACAATGTCCCTGAACCTAATGCACTGCTAATGTGAAACGGAATGACTTGTTTAGCCTACGCATTTGTTGGTGCATTTGGAATCTCTGCAACTTTCTACAGTTCCTTCATACATAAGCGAGTCAGTGTATGTAGTAGGTTTCGTAATGTTTGGTTACGCGCTGAGACAATCCATGGCAGCATGTGTGGCTTTTAGTTCTAGTATCAACGTATCCGGCGTTTCGGTGTCGTAGGTGCATGTATATTTACgagcacgtcctctgctatagaggattcccgataagaaggcagtacgggataggattcctaatccataaggacatagcgggaaaCATTGAAGAATTCTACAGTATTAATAAGAGGGTAGCAGTGGTTGTAATAAAACCTAATAAGATGtacagaataaaggtagtacaagcctattgaataggccgcaggcggttacgttaaggcttctgcagacacgaacgtaccctaacccggtcatcatgaataaaattaatccggactgcggggtttcagtctattgtggtaagtgtgggggtttgctcgatttacaacacattgctgtggcgctgcttggcgttggccggtgatggttctcgaggtgaacagtggtggcagcggatgctgcacagtgaagtgctggcggaccaactcagggctgtccagagggccgaTGTggtggcagaggggctcggc from Dermacentor albipictus isolate Rhodes 1998 colony chromosome 7, USDA_Dalb.pri_finalv2, whole genome shotgun sequence includes the following:
- the LOC139048040 gene encoding sulfotransferase 1B1-like isoform X2; amino-acid sequence: MISLKFLYSSPLGALLTGAGRSGKCPESDDQVLPAERDPAVAGDQAWASYAASVPRAQSYKGVLLQGYLLHPQVIRGLADFKIRNDDVFIVTYPKSGTTWMEEIVSLIMNGGDPDRVKNKLLVYRVQHLEVGPPVGHLWHLRKTRSPRLLATHLPLKLIPKQLQQAKCKIIYVVRNPKDNAVSYYHHHKMSTFLGNFKGSWDEFLNHYMSGHVVYGSWFDHVLPYWKFHLEHPDRVMFVSFEELKIELGSMVQRISQFLGRPLGPDALAAVANHCTFDQMKNNNMVNREVLPISDLFDMTQSKFMRKGIIGDWKNYFTAEQSQAFNELYAERMAGSGLDLVFEPQDALDRMRKFGRIIVDPEPKMSWARRDGTDSNANNEEDKEADSSGKRHFPCFFDSPPLPRRREAALHHPFMTPDPLTLTG